taattagttttatttattttattttttttaattttaaaaataaatcttgtgaattttttatgaaattaaattaaataaaaaaaaaattaattttaaaatttaatttaattttaattttttttttcttttaaatttttaaattattcaaattaaattttgaatttaaaaaataattattttataaattattaaatttaaattattttcaaaaaaatattttttaaaattatttttttttaaattaaaataatttttatttaattaattaaaattttaaaaataattatttaaaatttttttttttcaaaattagatttttttttataaaaatatacttcaatcatattttttcgcaaattcaagttttttttttatttgtgacaCTTCACCAAAGTCATAATAACGTGTTAATGCCTCTCCCGtaatgagatatttttttgcgcAACATGCATCGCCTTCACgtaatttaatactttaatCCCGCTACCGAACGCAATTAACTCTAAAACGTAACTTTTTGCCATATCTGTCACCATTTAACCGgcaatttgtaataaaacacCACAAAGgacttgtaaataattttcctgCACGACGTGATAAAaagcgatgaaaaaaaatcaaaggcgCCAAACAACGATAGGCACcatgatataaataaataaaaaaaagtggcgATTTCCCACGTGGATTACGGCTCGTCTATTTATCGCAACAGCAAAAAGTGCCTCGTAAAACACTTATGTTACGACAGGCTACGTAGACAAGTGAAATTACACGTCCTGTTGGGTTTCACACGAGCTGTGCGATAAAAAATGTAGCGAAAGGTGACAACGGTTGCGAgaactttttaaacttttttttgctactttcTTTTGATCTCTTCGCTCTCTCTCGGTTTTTATGCGACAACGATACGCTTTGGTGCCATTTAACGTGTTGATGCGAAGAAACGAGATGATGCttgttatttttgagttttattttctttttttcgctgCACGTGAAATTATTTGTGtcactgacacacacacacacacaaacaaagcTGGAGATGGTATCGTGAGAAAAGAGCTGCTTCTGGGTGATCGTCCTCGTCGCAGATAAATATCAAGCaacttttgtcatatttttcttttgtggcAAGCACGGATATAAACACGACTGtgacagaggaaaaaaatgatattattgCATTTTCCACTATAATActataattttagatttttcttcgCCATACAGACATACAAAAGGTACTTTCAAGTACAGTCGATGAAATGTAGTGAAAAACCGGGaaatgtaaaacttttttgtccttttttattatttttcagttttgacaGTGAAATGTGTCTTTTACtgtttgttcacttttttttgcgaagTGAATGAATGAGTTGGTTAACGGTAAATGCACGACTATTTTTCTTTGTGCGAAACGGAACAACttaataatgaatgaaaaaaatcgagaaaaatgaaaacttgtCTGTTGATAACTTTTGTAGGACTtctgattaaaatattgacatgAGTGAATAAGTGGTTTTtatcaagtaaaaatttattgagtgtgaactttttgacagtttgtttatttatttgtgagaTGTTGAAGATTatttaatcaagaaaaataaagtttttaagacTCGTTGAGAAGATACTCATAAGTTGAGGATTAGTAACAactagataaaaaatatttcaaaatattttttttaatcttaacaTTTCTCTATACTTTtcggtttaattaattatttattatattaattttaattaatttatttttaattttaaaattaattataaaaactaaatcaagagcaaaaaaactatgtcaaaaactgtgtcaaagtcattttttgtcaaatcttgctataaatggataaaaatttgtcagagggctctaatttatcatttttaatcatataactgaaactgaaaaaaaattttttctttgacaaaaatcaagagcaaaactaaatcaaaaaaaactatttttgacaaatcttgctcaaatggataaaaatttgtcaagagggctctaatttatcatttttaatcattttacaactcaaaactgccaaaaaattgaaactgaaaaaattttttttctttgacagttttgttttgaaaactaactgtgtcaaagccatttttgtcaaatcttgctccgaatggacaaaaatttgtcagagggctctaacttatcatttttaatcattttataactcaaaactgcaaaaaaattgaaactgaaaaaatttttttctttgacatagttttgttttaaaaactaaatcaagagcaaaaaaactgtgtcaaagctatttttgacaaatcttgctccaaatgaaaacattttaaactcaaaactgcaaaaaattgaaactgaaaaaaaatagttttgatttgaaaaccaaatcaagagcaaaaactgtgtcaaaaactgtgtcaaagcaatttttgtcaaatcttgctccaaatggataaaaatttgtcagagggctctaatttatcatttttaatcattttataactcaaaactgccaaaaaattgaaactgaaaaaatttttttcctttgacatagttttgttttgaaaactaaatcaagagcaaaaaaactatgtcaaaaactgtgtcaaagcaatttttgtcaaatcttgctccaaatggataaaaatttgtcagagggctctaatttatcatttttaatcattttataactcaaaactgccaaaaaattgaaactgaaaaaatttttttcctttgacatagttttgttttgaaaactaaatcaagagcaaaaaaactatgtcaaaaactgtgtcaaagcaatttttgtcaaatcttgctccaaatggataaaaatttgtcagagggctctaatttatcatttttaatttcaaaactcatttttcaagagcaaaaaaatcaaaaactgtgtttcAAATTgctcaaatggataaaaacagagggctctaatttatcattttaaaaactcaaaactgccaaaaaattgaaactgaaaaaatttttttctttgacatagttttgttttgaaaactaaatcaagagcaaaactgtgtcaaaaactgtgtcaaagctatttttgtcaaatcttgctccaaatggataaaaatttgtcagagggctctaatttatcatttttaatcattttataactcaaaactgccaaaaaattgaaactgaaaaaaaattttttctttgacatagttttgttttaaaaactaaatcaagagcacaaaactgtgtcaaaaactgtgtcaaagctatttttgacaaatcttgctccaaatggataaaaatttgtcagagggctctaatttatcatttttaatcattttataactcaaaactgccaaaaaattgaaactgaaaaaaaatttttttcctttgacatagttttgttttgaaaactaaatcaagagcaaaaaaactgtgtcaaaaactgtgtcaaagcaatttttgtcaaatcttgctccaaatggataaaaatttgtcagagggctctaatttatcatttttaatcattttataactcaaaactgccaaaaaattgaaactgaaaaaatttttttcctttgacatagttttgttttgaaaactaaatcaagagcaaaaaaactgtgtcaaaaactgtgtcaaagcaatttttgtcaaatcttgctccaaatggataaaaatttgtcagagggctctaatttatcatttttaatcattttataactcaaaactgccaaaaaattgaaactgaaaaaatttttttcctttgacatagttttgttttgaaaactaaatcaagagcaaaaaaactatgtcaaaaactgtgtcaaaactgcaaaaaattgaaactgaaaaaaaattttttctttgacatagttttgttttgaaaaccaaatcaagagcaaatcaaaaactgtgtgctatttttgtcaaatcttgctccaaatggataaaaatttgtcagagggctctaatttatcatttttaatcattttataactcaaaactgccaaaaaattgaaactgaaaaaatttttttcctttgacatagttttgttttaaaaactaaatcaagagcaaaaaaaatgtgtcaaaaactgtgtcaaagctatttttgtcaaatcttgctccaaatggataaaaatttgttttgaaaaccaaatctgTGTCAAAAagatcttgctccaaatggataaaaatttgtcagagggctctaatttatcatttttaatcattttataactcaaaactgccaaaaaattgaaactgaaaaaaaatttttttctttattttttttttgaaaactaaatcaagagcaaaaaaactgaaggctctaatttatcatttttaatcattttataactcaaaactgccaaaaaattgaaactgaaaaaattttttttctttgacatagttttgttttgaaaaccaaatcaagagcaaaaaaactatgtcaaaaactgtgtcaaagcaatttttgtcaaatcttggtccaaatggataaaaatttgtcagagggctctaatttatcatttttaatcattttataactcaaaactgcaaaaaaattgaaactgaaaaaaattttttctttgacacagttttgttttgaaaaccaaatcaagagcaaaactaaatcaaaaactgtgtcaaaaactgtgtgatttttgtcaaatcttgctccaaatggataaaaatttgtcagagggctctaatttatcatttttaatcattttataactcaaaactgcaaaaaaattgaaactgaaaaaaattttttctttgacatggttttgttttgaaagtgtatgaaattgcaaaagggtcatgaggtgtacgaaattgtgaaatgaggagtacaaaaaagcatataacatcgaaatgcggtatcgtatgtcgttctttagacgactactttctctatttttttatttttacgattttgaaacataaaattcttttttcacaaattaaaaaaaataattttatgatatttttaataattatcaaattaaaattttttaaaaatattttttccataaaaaaaaaataaaaaaaactcaaaaaataaattttaaaactataattgaatttgaaaaatgtttctaaagttttatattcatcttgaaaattttacttaagagcttcaaattttttttttaaataatattttaaaaaattgttgaccaTTAACTgaaaactttaactttttttcatatttttctttaacgaTCACAATTTCACATCTTTTATCTGTTAACAATAgcttggtaaaaaaattttcataacaacATTCACCATCACTTTTCATGAATGCAAACTTCAACTCCTTCGATGACCATTATGTGCATTTTATGAACAAGCGTTGTTATTAGAGTGAAAATgtgtaaatttcataaatataaataaaaatgatgcacACACTTGCATACGCTCTTGAAATTTAATCAGACATTGCATCGGAgaatttttcacgtttttcatCCAACAAACCATGTGTGATGACTGAAAATGCCTccaactttataaaaatatgcaggatgattaaaaaatcgtgctggaaaaaaaaattctacacaGATTTACATaagagaattaattttaattgaagatGAGTCGGGTGTTGTTGCAGCATTGCAGAGCACTTTAAAGCATGAATAGTTGATTATAGCTAATggtcttttgaaaatttttattttgtgtctcTGTTGTAACATTGCACCTCACGTGAGAATTGCTTtgtgcataaaataaattaaaagcgaaaaatcatatggaaatttaacaataattgaattttttttctttctttttagatTCCGAGTCAAGTCAGGAGTAAAGTGAGCAGTTAAGTACAATGATGAACATATAACggctaaaaaaaagtattaatagaacttaagttataattttttatttattttcttccgtGGCtgggttattttttaaagtattataaaaaaaacaattatttgacATCCAATCTTCGTGAAATCCGGAAATttgttattcaattaaattatttattcgaaaAGTTGCAGAGAAATGTTTGCAAAAGTAATTTCTCGTTGCtactgattttaatttaaaaataatcattttatgCAGATTCAAGTTTAGTTGActtatttttgttagaaaaggcagcgaaaatataatttgaaaataaaatggaattaatgaaaagtgaaaaagttaGCAGAGAAATTTAtcgcataaaaataaatcgaataaACGGGtgatagataaaaaaaaaatataataaaaagaatagtGAGAGAAAATAgtgcaaaacgaaaaaaaacacaaaacagaGACAAACGTGGAAAAGGtgtttcagttaaaaaataaaagatgaataaataattattttaaagagatttaaaaattataataatgttgAGAAATGGCATctaattgattatttaataataaaaaattaaaataaattttaaaaataattaatttttatttgaagttgaaaaaaaactaaaaaatctataaaaaattaaaaatatcttttaaagcattttcatcgaaaataaatatttattttttttatataaatcaatgttgttcaaaaataaataaatgttacttTTGTTATTAATACGAACAGCAgcaatcgataaaaaaaacaatcaaaaaggGTGAAAATCAGGTgcggaatattttttaaattttttttaatgataaaataaatatttatttaaaaattaaaattaattaattatttattaaatataaattaaataatttttttttataaatttcaagtatttaaaaaattataaaaaaaatatttaaatataaaaaaaatatttattaattttaataaattattttttactgttccgcacctgataaaaaaaatcacttaaaaatacttgaacctttttgttattttaaaaattcccaaCGATAACAACATACTTGAGGTACATGAGTGATATGATGTTTACAGAATAAAAATGCTACAAACAGtcgattaaaataataataaattattacaaaaaaattcttcttgttATACTTTCCTTTTAACTctccaattaaattaataaaaaaaaataaaaattaattaataattaaaattttaataaatataatgagGAGTCACTAAAATATACTGAAAAGCagaattgaataataaaaaaatgtttaatattaaaataataaatattaatatgtattataaaaaaaataaataaataaaaaaaagtttacaaaatATTGTAAGTTACAACTTGTAACATATCAGGCTGGAACAAATGCgctattaatattattattattaatacaaaaaaatataaataaatcaatatctGATGGTTTtacgttgttattattacaaataataataataaatatacttACCAAAGAGaaatattgtataaaaaaattaaattatatatattatcatGTTTaataacttacaaaaaaatggagGATACAcacaaatataaaaagtaataaaaaaagatacacGGAAACGGATAAAAGAAGTCTATTTAttcgataaattaaataaaaatgcaattaatcGAGTCAAAGGTTCGAAATAAtgtgtaaataattattgatggcttcatttttagcaaatttggagtttaaaaaggtaaaaaaaatttttttttatttaaattgaagttaaaaatttattaaacatatttttttatttctaatgactgacgattgtattttttttctacttcataattatattttttttataatttttattataaatatttttttaaacgcatTTTCTGCTATATTTTGCTAGGTACTGAGGTCACTTTACTCACAACAAgctaaaatgcattttttttctaataaatttgtatAGGATTAGCAAAAATTTCCCTCTAAAAAATCCCGTTATTATGACTTTAGgtgattttaagttaaaacagGTGCCTCTTCTactaattttatgttaaaaaattcatttttatggctgtttttttattgatttggaATAACTCCTGCTCCGACGCCTCCTCCGTGACAAACCATCGGCGCCACAAAACTCCATGAGTCGGTTGATGCATCATAAACTTCAACTGTGCTGAGATTAGATTCGCCATCATAGCCTCCAATGGCCCATAACTTGCCCATATTAGCTGCTAATGCGACGCGACTTCGTTTAACGTTCATCGGGCACACGGAGGTCCATGTATCGGTCGATGGATCATAACATTCGACACTTTTGAGGAATGAATTGCCATCGTAACCGCCTGCTGCGTAGAGTTTTCCATTTAAACACGCGACTCCGAGACGACAACGTCGATTTAGCATGTTTTTTACTTTGGTCCAggtatctaaaaataattttttgttattttttagatttttttttgtgaaaaaatcatgaaacttACTTCCAATTGGGTCATAACGTTCAACGCTATCGAAGATAGATAGCCCGTCATGTCCTCCAACGGCATAAATTTGCCCGCCCAACGCTGCCATGCCGCCAGCACTGCGATATTTCATCATCGGAGCCACAGTTTGCCACGTATCTGTCTTCGGACTGTAACATTCGACTGTCGAAAGCGACGTAATTCCATCGTAACCGCCACAAACGTAGATATAATCATCCAAAGCAGCAACTCCAACAGCACTTCGTTTGCATCGCATCGTTTTTCCTTGAGTCCATTTCATGGTTTTTGGATCGTACACTTCGACAGTTGCCAATCTTTCGGTTCCATTGAATCCTCCAAAGGCATATAACTTTCCTCCGAGCACTGCAACTCCCACACGAGACCTTAACATGCTCATTGCTTCGCCCATGCGCCATGTTTTCGTCACGGGATCATAAATTTCAACAGTCGAGACACTTTCTCCCGTTTTTGTGAGTCCGCCAACGGCATAAATTTGTCCTATCACAAAATCGCAACATCGGGGTCGCACACGAAAACTTTGGATAAGTGCCCTACGTTCGGGCATCAAGTGATAATCCTTCGCTTCGTCGATCAAATCGCGACACTGATGCGATTGGCGGATTAATTCTTCGGGCGCAACACGATCCGCGAGGTATT
The sequence above is drawn from the Culicoides brevitarsis isolate CSIRO-B50_1 chromosome 1, AGI_CSIRO_Cbre_v1, whole genome shotgun sequence genome and encodes:
- the LOC134827768 gene encoding kelch-like protein 18 isoform X1; this translates as MDSIESGEEDYHIFKQDDLFSDALPIMKEIRRQGKLCDVKLNVEDQTFSAHRIVLAATIPYFYAMFTHDMTESRIREITMKEIEPQALESLINFAYSGVVKITNQNVQGLMIGSCFLQLTQVRDACASFLITKFNPHNVLGISQFAETLGCVDLVNQAQKYIHHYFSKVAQSDEFMNLKFEFLIELIARDELNVPTEENIFEACLNWIKYDQENRESLLPQVLAKVRLPLLSPQYLADRVAPEELIRQSHQCRDLIDEAKDYHLMPERRALIQSFRVRPRCCDFVIGQIYAVGGLTKTGESVSTVEIYDPVTKTWRMGEAMSMLRSRVGVAVLGGKLYAFGGFNGTERLATVEVYDPKTMKWTQGKTMRCKRSAVGVAALDDYIYVCGGYDGITSLSTVECYSPKTDTWQTVAPMMKYRSAGGMAALGGQIYAVGGHDGLSIFDSVERYDPIGNTWTKVKNMLNRRCRLGVACLNGKLYAAGGYDGNSFLKSVECYDPSTDTWTSVCPMNVKRSRVALAANMGKLWAIGGYDGESNLSTVEVYDASTDSWSFVAPMVCHGGGVGAGVIPNQ